GCAATCATGAAGTCTGATCTCGGTCTGAATCCGAGCACTGCAGGCAGTGTCATTCGTATCCCGATGCCGATGCTGACGGAAGAGACCCGCAAAAATTTTATTCGCCAGGCAAAGAGTGAAGCGGAAAACGCCCGTGTTGCCATTCGCAATGTGCGCCGCGATGCACTGGCGGAAGTCAAGGCTTTGGAAAAAGAGAAGGAAATCTCTGAGGACGATGAGCGTCGTGCAGCGGATGATATTCAGAAGCTGACCGACAAATATATTGCTGAAGTGGAAAAAGCGCTGGCAGCAAAAGAAAAGGACTTGATGGAAATCTGATGTCTGTAAGCGGTACTGGTGTGGCAGTGCACGAGCTGGCGGGACCGCGACACGTCGCCATTATCATGGATGGCAACGGCCGCTGGGCTGCGCGCAAAGGGCTGTCGCCATCTGCCGGGCACAAAGCTGGTGTTGAGCGGATCCGCGATTTGATCGAGGCCTGCAAAGACCGCGAAATCGAAGTGCTCACGCTATTCGCATTTTCCAGTGAAAATTGGCAGCGACCGCCTAAAGAGGTGGAGTTGTTGATGAGTCTGTTCCACTCCTATTTGCGCCGCGAGGCGCGGCGTATGCAGGAGCAGGGGATTCGACTGCGTGTGATCGGCCGTCGCGACCGCTTTTCTGCACGTTTGCAGCGTGCAA
This is a stretch of genomic DNA from Microbulbifer bruguierae. It encodes these proteins:
- the frr gene encoding ribosome recycling factor; this translates as MINDIKKDAEGRMSKTIDALGTNFNKIRTGRAHPSILDGIQISYYGSDTPLSQVANVNVEDARTLSVTPWEKNLVPDIEKAIMKSDLGLNPSTAGSVIRIPMPMLTEETRKNFIRQAKSEAENARVAIRNVRRDALAEVKALEKEKEISEDDERRAADDIQKLTDKYIAEVEKALAAKEKDLMEI